The proteins below come from a single Papaver somniferum cultivar HN1 chromosome 11, ASM357369v1, whole genome shotgun sequence genomic window:
- the LOC113321994 gene encoding ubiquitin-like protein 5, whose translation MIEVVLNDRLGKKVRVKCNEDDTIGDLKKLVAAQTGTRADKIRIQKWYNVYKDHITLADYEIHDGMGLELYYN comes from the coding sequence atgattGAAGTGGTGTTGAACGATCGATTGGGAAAGAAGGTGCGAGTTAAGTGTAACGAAGATGATACGATTGGAGATTTGAAGAAATTGGTTGCTGCACAAACAGGAACAAGAGCTGATAAGATCCGAATTCAAAAGTGGTATAATGTTTACAAAGATCATATTACTCTTGCTGATTATGAAATTCATGATGGAATGGGTCTTGAACTCTACTATAATTAA
- the LOC113321992 gene encoding uncharacterized protein LOC113321992 isoform X1 has protein sequence MAVSSGKIIQNVFVCRNRQFDSTTQFAVRNSLPYNQARKLLAWRRTGFSAMQLHTLTTTNTDHGNRGGFCCNAVSASSAALSLEKVDFSKLQNGSDIRGVAVAGVEGEPLNLNEHVAEAIAAGFAAWLMDKKKADGSKRLRVSIGHDSRISAQILQDAVSRGLAGAGLDVIQYGLASTPAMFNSTLSEDEEFIFPVDGSIMITASHLPYNRNGFKFFTNAGGLGKADIKDILERAASIYANFSVDGLKNSERAVSTSVKRVDYMSVYSSNLVKAVRKAAGNIEKPLEGFHIVVDAGNGAGGFFAAKVLEPLGALTSGSQFLEPDGMFPNHIPNPEDKAAMKAITQAVLDNQADLGIIFDTDVDRSAAVDSTGREFNRNRLIALMAAIVLEEHPGTTIVTDSVTSDGLTTFIEKKLGGKHHRFKRGYKNVIDEGIRLNSVGEESHLAIETSGHGALKENHWLDDGAYLMVKVLNKLASARASGSVGGSKVITDLVEGLEEPGISIELRFKIDQSHADVKGGSFRDYGEAVLKHLENTVDSETKLQKAPVNYEGVRVSGYGGWFLLRLSLHDPVLPLNIEAPSKEDAVKLGLAVLGAVKNFSALDTSALDKFVQAS, from the exons ATGGCAG TTTCATCAGGGAAGATTATTCAAAATGTATTTGTGTGCCGGAATAGACAATTCGATAGCACCACCCAATTTGCTGTGCGCAATTCGCTTCCTTATAATCAAGCAAGGAAGTTGTTGGCATGGAGGAGGACTGGGTTCTCAGCCATGCAATTGCATACTttaacaacaaccaacactgatcATGGAAACCGAGGCGGTTTTTGTTGTAATG CTGTTTCGGCTAGTAGTGCAGCGTTGTCTTTGGAAAAGGTTGATTTCAGTAAACTTCAAAATGGCAG TGATATTCGAGGTGTTGCTGTTGCTGGTGTTGAGGGAGAACCTCTGAACCTTAATGAGCATGTTGCAGAAGCAATAGCTGCTGGTTTTGCTGCATGGCTAATGGACAAAAAGAAAGCTGATGGGTCTAAACGTCTTAGAGTGTCTATTGGTCATGATTCAAGAATATCTGCACAAATACTTCAG GATGCAGTTTCTCGAGGACTTGCTGGTGCAGGCCTGGATGTAATCCAATATGG ATTAGCGTCTACACCTGCAATGTTTAACAGCACACTCTCAGAAGATGAAGAGTTTATTTTTCCAGTTGATGGATCCATAATGATAACAG CCAGCCATCTTCCTTACAATCGAAATGGGTTTAAGTTTTTCACAAATGCTGGAGGATTGGGCAAAGCTGACATCAAGGACATCTTGGAACGTGCTGCGAGCATATATGCTAACTTCTCAGTTGATGGTTTGAAGAATTCAGAACGAGCAGTTTCCACATCTGTAAAGCGGGTGGATTACATGTCTGTGTATTCATCCAATCTCGTAAAAGCAGTTCGCAAGGCTGCTGGAAACATAG AGAAACCATTGGAGGGGTTCCACATAGTTGTTGATGCAGGGAATGGAGCAGGTGGATTTTTCGCA GCAAAGGTTCTTGAACCACTGGGAGCTCTTACTTCTGGTAGTCAGTTCCTGGAGCCAGATG GTATGTTCCCAAATCACATTCCTAACCCAGAGGATAAAGCAGCAATGAAAGCCATAACCCAAGCAGTGCTTGATAACCAGGCTGATTTAGGCATCATCTTTGACACAGATGTTGATAG ATCTGCGGCTGTGGATTCTACTGGCAGAGAATTTAACCGTAATCGACTTATTGCTTTAATGGCCGCTATTGTGCTTGAAGAA CATCCTGGAACAACTATTGTCACTGACAGTGTGACCTCGGATGGGTTGACTACTTTTATTGAGAAGAAACTTG GAGGAAAACATCACCGGTTTAAGAGAGGCTACAAGAACGTCATAGATGAGGGTATCCGTTTG AATTCTGTCGGTGAGGAATCACATTTGGCTATTGAAACCAGTGGTCATGGAGCTCTCAAAGAGAATCACTGGCTTGATGATGGTGCATACCTCATG GTCAAGGTATTAAACAAACTTGCTTCAGCCCGAGCTTCTGGAAGTGTCGGCGGCAGTAAAGTAATAACTGATCTGGTTGAAGGCCTGGAGGAACCAGGGATATCAATTGAACTGAGATTTAAGATCGATCAGAGTCATGCAGATGTTAAAGGAGG ATCATTCCGGGACTACGGAGAGGCAGTGCTGAAACACTTGGAGAACACAGTAGATTCAGAAACAAAGCTGCAAAAAGCCCCTGTTAACTATGAAGGA GTTCGAGTCTCTGGCTATGGTGGGTGGTTTCTTCTGAGATTATCTCTTCATGATCCCGTTCTTCCACTTAATATTGAG GCACCAAGCAAAGAAGATGCAGTGAAGCTTGGGCTCGCTGTGCTTGGCGCTGTTAAAAATTTCTCAGCTTTGGATACATCAGCCCTAGACAAATTCGTTCAAGCATCATAA
- the LOC113321992 gene encoding uncharacterized protein LOC113321992 isoform X2 gives MAAVSASSAALSLEKVDFSKLQNGSDIRGVAVAGVEGEPLNLNEHVAEAIAAGFAAWLMDKKKADGSKRLRVSIGHDSRISAQILQDAVSRGLAGAGLDVIQYGLASTPAMFNSTLSEDEEFIFPVDGSIMITASHLPYNRNGFKFFTNAGGLGKADIKDILERAASIYANFSVDGLKNSERAVSTSVKRVDYMSVYSSNLVKAVRKAAGNIEKPLEGFHIVVDAGNGAGGFFAAKVLEPLGALTSGSQFLEPDGMFPNHIPNPEDKAAMKAITQAVLDNQADLGIIFDTDVDRSAAVDSTGREFNRNRLIALMAAIVLEEHPGTTIVTDSVTSDGLTTFIEKKLGGKHHRFKRGYKNVIDEGIRLNSVGEESHLAIETSGHGALKENHWLDDGAYLMVKVLNKLASARASGSVGGSKVITDLVEGLEEPGISIELRFKIDQSHADVKGGSFRDYGEAVLKHLENTVDSETKLQKAPVNYEGVRVSGYGGWFLLRLSLHDPVLPLNIEAPSKEDAVKLGLAVLGAVKNFSALDTSALDKFVQAS, from the exons ATGGCAG CTGTTTCGGCTAGTAGTGCAGCGTTGTCTTTGGAAAAGGTTGATTTCAGTAAACTTCAAAATGGCAG TGATATTCGAGGTGTTGCTGTTGCTGGTGTTGAGGGAGAACCTCTGAACCTTAATGAGCATGTTGCAGAAGCAATAGCTGCTGGTTTTGCTGCATGGCTAATGGACAAAAAGAAAGCTGATGGGTCTAAACGTCTTAGAGTGTCTATTGGTCATGATTCAAGAATATCTGCACAAATACTTCAG GATGCAGTTTCTCGAGGACTTGCTGGTGCAGGCCTGGATGTAATCCAATATGG ATTAGCGTCTACACCTGCAATGTTTAACAGCACACTCTCAGAAGATGAAGAGTTTATTTTTCCAGTTGATGGATCCATAATGATAACAG CCAGCCATCTTCCTTACAATCGAAATGGGTTTAAGTTTTTCACAAATGCTGGAGGATTGGGCAAAGCTGACATCAAGGACATCTTGGAACGTGCTGCGAGCATATATGCTAACTTCTCAGTTGATGGTTTGAAGAATTCAGAACGAGCAGTTTCCACATCTGTAAAGCGGGTGGATTACATGTCTGTGTATTCATCCAATCTCGTAAAAGCAGTTCGCAAGGCTGCTGGAAACATAG AGAAACCATTGGAGGGGTTCCACATAGTTGTTGATGCAGGGAATGGAGCAGGTGGATTTTTCGCA GCAAAGGTTCTTGAACCACTGGGAGCTCTTACTTCTGGTAGTCAGTTCCTGGAGCCAGATG GTATGTTCCCAAATCACATTCCTAACCCAGAGGATAAAGCAGCAATGAAAGCCATAACCCAAGCAGTGCTTGATAACCAGGCTGATTTAGGCATCATCTTTGACACAGATGTTGATAG ATCTGCGGCTGTGGATTCTACTGGCAGAGAATTTAACCGTAATCGACTTATTGCTTTAATGGCCGCTATTGTGCTTGAAGAA CATCCTGGAACAACTATTGTCACTGACAGTGTGACCTCGGATGGGTTGACTACTTTTATTGAGAAGAAACTTG GAGGAAAACATCACCGGTTTAAGAGAGGCTACAAGAACGTCATAGATGAGGGTATCCGTTTG AATTCTGTCGGTGAGGAATCACATTTGGCTATTGAAACCAGTGGTCATGGAGCTCTCAAAGAGAATCACTGGCTTGATGATGGTGCATACCTCATG GTCAAGGTATTAAACAAACTTGCTTCAGCCCGAGCTTCTGGAAGTGTCGGCGGCAGTAAAGTAATAACTGATCTGGTTGAAGGCCTGGAGGAACCAGGGATATCAATTGAACTGAGATTTAAGATCGATCAGAGTCATGCAGATGTTAAAGGAGG ATCATTCCGGGACTACGGAGAGGCAGTGCTGAAACACTTGGAGAACACAGTAGATTCAGAAACAAAGCTGCAAAAAGCCCCTGTTAACTATGAAGGA GTTCGAGTCTCTGGCTATGGTGGGTGGTTTCTTCTGAGATTATCTCTTCATGATCCCGTTCTTCCACTTAATATTGAG GCACCAAGCAAAGAAGATGCAGTGAAGCTTGGGCTCGCTGTGCTTGGCGCTGTTAAAAATTTCTCAGCTTTGGATACATCAGCCCTAGACAAATTCGTTCAAGCATCATAA